TCGATTAGAGCCATTATGCTGGATACTGTATATGCCAAGGCCAGAGTCTCCAGGCCAAGAAGTCTATGCGGGCTCGTCCTCTGGGGATGCTCCATTCTTTTGTATATTGTCAATACAGAGTATAGCCTGCTGCTGGCAGGTCTGGTATTTATACTGCTGCTGACAGGTACGATTTGTATGCTTCCTTGGCTTATTAGAGGCTTATCCAGAATTCTCTCCAGGATAACAAGATTGCGGGCTGGAGCGAGCAATCATCTGTGCAGCAAGAATCTTGCGGGCAGCAAAACCATTCACTCTAGTATTACACTGGTAACAGTCACTCTATCTATAATGCTAACCATCTATTTAACAACATTATCGATTAATCAGGTATTTGCACGGGTGGGCGAGAGCTTTGAAGGGGATATTCAACTGACGGGCTTGTCTGAGCGCGCTGAAATGTACAGCAGACTTGAACTTGTGGAAGGGGTGCAGTCCCTTCAGCCTGTATACTACAGCTTCAATAATATTACAGTTAATCATCAAGCCATGAATATAGGCATCTTTGGGATGGATCATGAGATGCTCGGAATCAAGGATACCTCGGATAAAATGAGTGGACTGTCAGCAGGAGAAGCTTTGATCGACAAATATTATGGGCCCCGCAACCAACTGGACATCGGTGACCGGCTGACCCTGAGGAGTGCAGGGAAGGAGGCATTTACAGTGAAGATAGCCGGCTATGTGGATGCTGGAGAATTCACTTCAAGCAGAAATGTAGTTGTGATCTCTCCAGAGCAATATCTGCAAAAAGTGAGCCGGATTCCAGCCACCATTGAAATCGGGATTACAGGAAAACCGGAGCAGGTGAAAGATCAGTTGATCCGGACACTGGCTGGAACAGGAGTCAATGTGCAGACTGTGAAGGAGTTCCTGGACGGCAACAAAAGTGAGATTGATTCTTTATTGTCTTTGATCAACCTGATTATAGGCTTGTCTGCCTTGATTGCCTTTACGGGCGTGCTCATTAATCAACTGATCGGATTTCTTCAGCGTAAAAAGGAGTATGCAGTTTTATATTCCCTCGGAATGAGCAGGTCACAGTTGAAGCGGATGGTTGTTATTGAGCTGGCAGGGACTTTTGTGACCGGCTGTCTGTTTGCCGGAGGTCTTGGCCTGGTTCTTGCAAAGGCACTGGAGCAGATTCTTTTTTGCATCGGTGAATACGTAAGCATAAGCTTGGATGTGGCGGCCGCCTGCACATTACTGGGGGGGATGTTCCTTCTTCTGATGATGGCTTCAGCGTTGTCGATCCGAAGAATCCCAAGCTTGAATGTCGTCCAGGAATTGAAATACGAATGAGCCAAAATGGGAAAAGGATGGGATAGGGTGACGGCTATTATGGAGTGCCTTGCATTGAGCAAACGGTATGAGCATCATACCGCGCTTGATAATATCAACGTGACGGTGGAGCAGGGAAGGATTGTCGGATTGCTCGGACCCAACGGCAGCGGCAAGACAACTCTGCTCAAGCTGATCAACGGTCTGCTGGTGCCGTCGAGTGGAGAGGTGAGAATCAATGGAAGGAGCCCAGGCATAGAAACCAAGCGGCAGATCGCTTTCCTTCCTGAGAGGAATTGTCTGAACAATTGGATGAAGGTGCAGGAGCTGGTCGCCTTTTACAGCGATTTCTATCCGGACTTCAGCCGCAGCATGGCCTATGAGTTACTAAATAAACTGAATATCAACTCCAATGCCCGATTGAAGACCCTCTCTAAGGGGACAAAAGAGAAAATACAAATTATTCTTGTGATGAGCCGTGATGCAGAGCTGTACTGCCTTGATGAGCCAATCGGCGGGGTAGACCCCGCATCCAGAGACTATATCATCGATACGATTCTGAAATGCTATAACCGAAAAGCCTCCATTTTAATTTCCACCCATCTGATTGCGGATATCGAGCATATTCTGGATGATGTAATCCTTATCGATCAGGGATGCCTTGTACAGGCGGCGGCAGCCAAAGACATCAGGACCGGAAATGAAATGACTGTCGATCAATATTTTAGGAGGCTTTATGCTAAAAAAACTGATCAAATATGATTTTAAATCAACGATGAGGTATATGTTTCCTGTGTATCTGATTTTCGTCTTTTTTACAGTATTGGCCTGGGGAACGACCCGTTGGAGCGTATTTGCTGGAGTCTTCGCATTCATTCCTGTTGTGTCCAAGCTGACCTATGAGCTGATGCTGGCAGCGGTCATTCTTATAACATACGCTCTGCAGGCTATCCGGTATTATACCAGCATGGTTACTGATGAAGGGTATCTAACCTTCACTTTGCCTGCTCCTACCCGGAACTTGACCCTTTCCAAGCTTATAACCGCAGTAAGCTGGAATGCTGCAACAATGCTGCTGGTGCTGGCTTCGCTGGCGGTAGTCTTTTATTCCCCAGACAATTCTCGAGTTTTTAGGGAAGCATTGGAAGGTTTTTTTCAATCAGGAACGGCTGGTCCGGGGACGAGGCTGGTTATAGCTGTAAGCTCAATAGTAGCTATATACATGGTTTCTTCCATGACCATTAATTTATTTATGTACACGGCTATAGCCTTGGGACAAATTCTTATGGGTAAAAACAGACTGGCAGGCACTTTTATTGCAGGCATTGTCGTCTATATTGTAATGCAAATTCTGCTGGTGGCTCTGCTGGTGCCGGCTATATATCTGCTCGGACTCCATACCGTAAATCAGAGCGGCAATATGTTGTCCTTGATTGGGATATGTGTATTGTTTCAGTTGTTGATCTGCGGTCTTATGTACAGCACGATAAACTATATTTTCATCAAGAAATTAAATTTAGAATAAGGGCAATGGATTAGGAGGGGAGCGTCATCTCATTACTTGAACTGAATCATGTTTACAAGCAGTACAAGGATGCTGTTGTTCTGAAGGACGTATCACTAATCATTGCAGAGGGGGAATTTACCACAATAATGGGCTCGTCGGGCAGTGGGAAAAGCACACTCCTGTACATTATGAGTGGTATGGAGTATCCAACCAGCGGGACTGTCCACTTATCTGGACGCGATCTTAACAAATTGTCGGACAGACAAAAAAGTAAAATTCGCCAAAGTGAAATAGGCTTTGTATTCCAGAACTATAATCTTGTTCAAAATCTGACCGTGGAGGAGAACATTGAGCTGCCGGTTCTGTTAGCAGGCAGAAAGAGAAGCACTGCCGCATCTGGGCTGGAGGAACTACTGGAGCTTCTGGCACTGACAGAACATAGGCGGAAGCTTCCTGCGCAATTGTCAGGAGGGCAGCAGCAGCGGGTGGCGATTGCCAGGGCAGTTATTAATAATCCCCCGTTGATTCTTGCCGATGAGCCTACTGGAAATCTGGACACCGCCTCGGCGGTTCAGGTGATGGAAATGCTGCAGCAGCTTAACCGGATTTGGCAAACAAGCATTGTACATATCACCCATAATGCAGAATTGATCGGCTATGGCACCAGAAATATAGTCGTCAAGGATGGACAGTTGGTATCGGATACCTTGTTAGCTGCTGATTCTCGCATTGCCATTGTTGGAAACTCTTAAGGAGACTGGTCAAATGAGTGAATTAGAGCGAAACGCCATGTTCATGGGAGGAGCAGATAGTATCCCTGAATTTCTGTCTCACAGTGCAGGGAGATACCGCCATCAAACAGCGGTTGAGGCCAAGCAAGACGGCGAGAGGCTTCAAAAAACATACCTGCAGTTAAAGTCTGATTCGGATGCACTGAGCGCTGCGTTTGAAGCGAGGGGGCTGAGCCAAAA
The window above is part of the Paenibacillus sp. FSL H8-0048 genome. Proteins encoded here:
- a CDS encoding ABC transporter ATP-binding protein: MKDVSLIIAEGEFTTIMGSSGSGKSTLLYIMSGMEYPTSGTVHLSGRDLNKLSDRQKSKIRQSEIGFVFQNYNLVQNLTVEENIELPVLLAGRKRSTAASGLEELLELLALTEHRRKLPAQLSGGQQQRVAIARAVINNPPLILADEPTGNLDTASAVQVMEMLQQLNRIWQTSIVHITHNAELIGYGTRNIVVKDGQLVSDTLLAADSRIAIVGNS
- a CDS encoding ABC transporter permease — protein: MAANRLISLLIVIALTLSTAMIYLNMTVKDQMLLQYKSILQGTYQDFNYYVYKSNVSSEQDRYFSVNELNLSNLKVKNLLGLTKAPGAGQLKEGVTPLNIYGMDLSLVLENKLLVLKERKAGFDPAAKQQVIISQRAAEKYGFHINDTLQVSTLAGEQKLIVGGIAENKGLYLKENNKLMLFSSPQYVGYLNGMGDKVSGVYVQKDLAMAPEHFDTQFRADNPAFTGDMLANEAAIKAELEKTNQLLFIVLLAVILMVFYLNASNTRIIVAKRMPEIATFRSIGATRFRMNLILLAEHALYGLFGGIIGVIAGVLLKEPVMSALGSYGGKASYLNIPDKFEIRYVVYSLALTVIFQILVSMYGILSASRQSIRAIMLDTVYAKARVSRPRSLCGLVLWGCSILLYIVNTEYSLLLAGLVFILLLTGTICMLPWLIRGLSRILSRITRLRAGASNHLCSKNLAGSKTIHSSITLVTVTLSIMLTIYLTTLSINQVFARVGESFEGDIQLTGLSERAEMYSRLELVEGVQSLQPVYYSFNNITVNHQAMNIGIFGMDHEMLGIKDTSDKMSGLSAGEALIDKYYGPRNQLDIGDRLTLRSAGKEAFTVKIAGYVDAGEFTSSRNVVVISPEQYLQKVSRIPATIEIGITGKPEQVKDQLIRTLAGTGVNVQTVKEFLDGNKSEIDSLLSLINLIIGLSALIAFTGVLINQLIGFLQRKKEYAVLYSLGMSRSQLKRMVVIELAGTFVTGCLFAGGLGLVLAKALEQILFCIGEYVSISLDVAAACTLLGGMFLLLMMASALSIRRIPSLNVVQELKYE
- a CDS encoding ABC transporter ATP-binding protein, with the translated sequence MSKRYEHHTALDNINVTVEQGRIVGLLGPNGSGKTTLLKLINGLLVPSSGEVRINGRSPGIETKRQIAFLPERNCLNNWMKVQELVAFYSDFYPDFSRSMAYELLNKLNINSNARLKTLSKGTKEKIQIILVMSRDAELYCLDEPIGGVDPASRDYIIDTILKCYNRKASILISTHLIADIEHILDDVILIDQGCLVQAAAAKDIRTGNEMTVDQYFRRLYAKKTDQI